The following are from one region of the Girardinichthys multiradiatus isolate DD_20200921_A chromosome 9, DD_fGirMul_XY1, whole genome shotgun sequence genome:
- the rexo1 gene encoding RNA exonuclease 1 homolog isoform X1 encodes MLRSTGFFRGIDCPFYADYDDGKDGRNGCNRPYCHFRHSRQSRPSYGDVKKLQSGQKDQGYDPFNPEVVRPQEQQNGKLAPSGDLSGALEMVNRAIEEVRSEVEWEQRKLSRIGDEPYSPTEKTSLSSSDAVKSQAVGSHLAYDPGSYQITSGGYDPTPGCSKYTLDSDSQGYNSSSMEYVPTSLKKPRPRTQLPSSPQNQKYLNRTSSAKCKYTLDNSRPSTDMEYDPLSNYSAGSAVKNKRDEDSHPAKTDYKKAHRLTGTGFSDEERVAAGKKLQQASIDLKKYTISDSDGESSGTEYRPTSLSNLQQRKANIVSAGDALGKDTKDTSKNIKGALTQRNKEELAQDLDTQENTKQKENVKKKKVGDQSGHGKIGTPEKMQNADKEVKKSSGVKSSSGSTSSTKDKGSIRNSKQDSAKKENKNQGKKDDGKNTVKVKTDKVQREGRDEKRCDSKNKTEEKVKRDLSQQDKDARESKKFRPSEREKEKERSKHKDSQHRNGKLDSDKNQKDIKKSKSSSSCKGSSAKLKQNASSSKKKLEDKSLSLSHADLFGDESPEEAELMEVDYDDGSEEVLVRKSADALKRGRLSKRKASERTPSSSEDDADRYLERSGTSLEEPDSGRVDFSMFQDDLDFDSDPMEECLRIFNESNDVKKEDKGRQAKQVSRDSEEEKSTDGTLTTLFPGQKKRVSHFVAKGDTDAPSKTVIRPYKRPTPQEVCFQRMQLMQQQAAQLSASVQAASQSSPSTFSGEKKRIAHRPNPQITSSKTTGPAHRKPAASETPQGVKSQTTAGILSKTSSTVVQKRTAHTPTMKSKSMKRPVIPTEFGAKVPTNIRQRYLNTFIDECVKFCPTEEAAFQMALDEEKLVYDRSSSKNIYLNVAVNTLKKLRGKSSSCSSPVNKVSGFGAKRRAQSHEEVLGGRLAATTSFTVNRSGKQLEEKLSGAILYRKLKAYLMTEELLQEHGYPRPNPEASGKAIIYNLPEKKITPDPFNKICCRCGAEYKINVNGNCVRKEECSYHWGRLRRHRVAGGWETTYSCCSANVGAPGCQIAKQHVQDGRKESLDGFVSTFSKPLPPDGNGGVFALDCEMCYTKQGLELTRVTVINSEMKVIYDTFVKPESKVVDYNTRFSGVTEEDLENTTITLRDVQAVLLNMFRAESVLIGHSLESDLLALKLIHGSVVDTAIVFPHRLGLPYKRALKNLMADYLKRIIQDNVEGHDSSEDASACMELMIWKIKEDAKVKR; translated from the exons ATGTTAAGGTCCACCGGCTTCTTCCGAGGGATTGACTGTCCGTTTTACGCGGATTACGACGACGGCAAAGACGGTAGAAATGGGTGTAACAGACCGTACTGTCACTTCAGGCACAGCCGGCAGAGTCGGCCGTCCTACGGGGACGTTAAAAAGCTGCAGTCCGGACAAAAAG ATCAAGGTTACGATCCCTTCAACCCAGAAGTAGTTAGACCACAGGAGCAGCAGAATGGAAAGCTTGCTCCATCAGGAGACCTCAGCGGCGCTTTGGAGATGGTCAACAGAGCCATCGAGGAAGTCCGCAGCGAGGTGGAGTGGGAACAGCGTAAGCTCTCTCGCATTGGGGACGAACCTTACAGTCCCACTGAGAAGACCAGTTTGTCTTCATCTGACGCTGTTAAAAGCCAGGCGGTGGGCTCGCACTTGGCTTACGATCCTGGGAGCTATCAGATCACATCAGGAGGATACGATCCCACCCCCGGCTGCAGCAAGTACACCTTGGATTCAGACAGTCAGGGGTACAACAGCAGCTCAATGGAATATGTTCCcacttcactgaaaaaacctcGGCCTCGGACACAACTCCCCTCTTCTCCCCAGAACCAGAAGTATTTGAACAGAACATCCTCTGCAAAGTGCAAATACACTCTGGACAATTCAAGACCTTCTACAGATATGGAGTATGACCCTCTGTCCAACTACTCTGCTGgtagtgctgtgaaaaacaagagAGATGAGGATTCTCATCCAGCTAAGACTGACTATAAGAAGGCGCACAGGCTAACAGGGACAGGTTTTTCAGATGAGGAGCGTGTTGCAGCTGGAAAAAAGCTGCAGCAGGCGAGTATAGACTTAAAAAAGTACACCATCTCCGACTCTGATGGGGAGAGTTCTGGAACAGAGTATCGACCCACCTCGCTTAGCAACCTCCAGCAAAGAAAGGCCAACATTGTGTCAGCTGGGGATGCTTTGGGGAAAGATACAAAAGACAcgagtaaaaatataaaaggtgcACTTACTCAGAGGAACAAGGAGGAGCTTGCACAGGACTTAGACACCcaggaaaatacaaaacaaaaggaGAACGTGAAAAAAAAGAAGGTGGGTGATCAAAGTGGTCATGGTAAAATTGGCACAccagaaaaaatgcaaaatgctgataaagaagtaaaaaaatcaTCCGGTGTTAAAAGTAGCAGCGGCAGCACCAGTAGTACAAAAGACAAAGGATCAATCAGGAACTCTAAACAAGACTCTGCAAAGAAGGAGAACAAGAACCAGGGCAAGAAAGATGATGGTAAAAACACAGTAAAGGTGAAGACAGATAAAGTTCAGAGGGAAGGCAGGGATGAAAAGAGATGTGACAGTAAGAATAAGACGGAGGAAAAAGTTAAGAGAGACTTAAGTCAACAAGACAAAGATGCACGAGAAAGCAAAAAATTCAGACCATCGGAGcgagagaaggaaaaagagagaagcAAGCATAAAGACAGCCAACACAGAAACGGTAAACTTGACAGCGATAAAAACCAGAAGGACATCAAGAAAAGTAAAAGCTCCAGCAGCTGCAAGGGGAGCTCAGCTAAATTGAAGCAAAACGCCAGCTCATCAAAAAAGAAACTCGAAGACAAAAGTCTGAGTCTAAGCCACGCGGATCTGTTTGGAGATGAGAGCCCCGAGGAGGCCGAACTGATGGAGGTGGACTACGATGACGGGTCGGAGGAAGTCCTGGTGAGGAAATCAGCCGACGCATTAAAGAGGGGACGTCTGAGCAAAAGGAAAGCTTCGGAGCGCACTCCATCTTCCTCTGAGGATGACGCCGATCGCTACCTGGAACGCAGCGGGACAAGCTTGGAGGAGCCTGACAGCGGCAGAGTCGACTTTTCCATGTTTCAGGATGATCTGGATTTTGACTCAGATCCAATGGAAGAGTGTTTGCGGATCTTTAACGAATCCAACGATGTAAAAAAGGAGGACAAGGGAAGGCAAGCAAAGCAG GTTTCTAGGGATTCAGAGGAGGAGAAAAGCACAGATGGCACTTTAACCACCCTCTTTCCCGGCCAGAAAAAGAGAGTGTCCCATTTTGTTGCCAAAGGAGAT ACTGATGCACCTTCAAAGACAGTGATCCGCCCTTACAAGAGGCCCACACCTCAGGAAGTCTGCTTCCAGCGTATGCAGCTGATGCAGCAGCAAGCTGCTCAGCTGTCTGCTTCAGTCCAAGCTGCTTCACAGAGCTCACCCTCCACCTTTTCTGGAGAAAAGAAGAGAATAGCTCACCGGCCCAACCCACAGATCACCTCCTCTAAGACGA CAGGTCCAGCACATAGAAAACCAGCTGCCAGTGAGACCCCTCAGGGAGTGAAGAGCCAAACCACAGCTGGCATTCTGTCCAAGACCTCATCGACGGTCGTGCAGAAGAGGACGGCACACACACCCACCATGAAG agCAAGTCTATGAAGCGTCCTGTCATCCCCACTGAGTTTGGGGCAAAAGTTCCCACCAACATCCGCCAGCGCTACCTCAACACCTTCATAGATGAATGTGTCAAGTTTTGCCCGACGGAGGAGGCTGCATTTCAGATG GCCCTTGATGAGGAGAAGCTGGTGTATGACCGCAGTAGCAGTAAAAACATCTACCTCAACGTTGCTGTCAACACGCTGAAGAAGCTTCGAGGCAAAAGCAGTTCGTGTTCGTCGCCTGTCAACA AGGTCTCTGGGTTTGGAGCAAAAAGGAGGGCACAGTCCCATGAGGAGGTTCTGGGAGGTCGTCTTGCAGCCACGACCAGCTTCACTGTCAACAGGTCGGGTAAACAGCTGGAGGAGAAGCTGTCTG GAGCCATCCTGTACAGGAAGCTGAAGGCGTACCTGATGACAGAGGAACTGCTGCAGGAGCACGGATACCCGAGGCCAAACCCTGAGGCTTCTGGCAAGGCCATCATTTATAACCTACCAGAGAAAAAGATCACCCCAGACC CATTCAACAAGATATGCTGTCGCTGCGGTGCAGAGTATAAGATCAATGTCAACGGCAACTGCGTACGGAAAGAGGAGTGTAGCTATCACTGGGGGCGTTTACGCAGGCACAGAG TCGCTGGAGGCTGGGAGACGACATACAGCTGCTGCTCGGCCAATGTAGGAGCTCCTGGATGCCAAATAGCGAAG CAACACGTTCAGGACGGCCGTAAAGAGTCACTGGACGGCTTTGTTTCGACATTCAGCAAGCCGCTGCCCCCGGACGGAAACGGAGGAGTGTTTGCTTTGGATTGTGAGATG TGTTATACGAAGCAGGGTCTGGAGCTGACCAGGGTGACGGTCATCAACTCAGAgatgaaagttatctacgacACCTTTGTCAAGCCTGAGAGCAAAGTAGTGGACTACAACACACG ATTCTCTGGCGTCACTGAGGAGGACTTGGAGAACACCACCATCACTCTGAGAGATGTTCAGGCTGTGCTGCTCAACATGTTCAGGGCTGAGTCCGTCCTCATTGGACACAGTCTGGAGAGCGACTTGCTCGCACTCAAG CTCATCCACGGTTCAGTTGTAGACACGGCCATCGTGTTCCCTCACCG
- the rexo1 gene encoding RNA exonuclease 1 homolog isoform X2, producing MLRSTGFFRGIDCPFYADYDDGKDGRNGCNRPYCHFRHSRQSRPSYGDVKKLQSGQKDQGYDPFNPEVVRPQEQQNGKLAPSGDLSGALEMVNRAIEEVRSEVEWEQRKLSRIGDEPYSPTEKTSLSSSDAVKSQAVGSHLAYDPGSYQITSGGYDPTPGCSKYTLDSDSQGYNSSSMEYVPTSLKKPRPRTQLPSSPQNQKYLNRTSSAKCKYTLDNSRPSTDMEYDPLSNYSAGSAVKNKRDEDSHPAKTDYKKAHRLTGTGFSDEERVAAGKKLQQASIDLKKYTISDSDGESSGTEYRPTSLSNLQQRKANIVSAGDALGKDTKDTSKNIKGALTQRNKEELAQDLDTQENTKQKENVKKKKVGDQSGHGKIGTPEKMQNADKEVKKSSGVKSSSGSTSSTKDKGSIRNSKQDSAKKENKNQGKKDDGKNTVKVKTDKVQREGRDEKRCDSKNKTEEKVKRDLSQQDKDARESKKFRPSEREKEKERSKHKDSQHRNGKLDSDKNQKDIKKSKSSSSCKGSSAKLKQNASSSKKKLEDKSLSLSHADLFGDESPEEAELMEVDYDDGSEEVLVRKSADALKRGRLSKRKASERTPSSSEDDADRYLERSGTSLEEPDSGRVDFSMFQDDLDFDSDPMEECLRIFNESNDVKKEDKGRQAKQVSRDSEEEKSTDGTLTTLFPGQKKRVSHFVAKGDTDAPSKTVIRPYKRPTPQEVCFQRMQLMQQQAAQLSASVQAASQSSPSTFSGEKKRIAHRPNPQITSSKTSPAHRKPAASETPQGVKSQTTAGILSKTSSTVVQKRTAHTPTMKSKSMKRPVIPTEFGAKVPTNIRQRYLNTFIDECVKFCPTEEAAFQMALDEEKLVYDRSSSKNIYLNVAVNTLKKLRGKSSSCSSPVNKVSGFGAKRRAQSHEEVLGGRLAATTSFTVNRSGKQLEEKLSGAILYRKLKAYLMTEELLQEHGYPRPNPEASGKAIIYNLPEKKITPDPFNKICCRCGAEYKINVNGNCVRKEECSYHWGRLRRHRVAGGWETTYSCCSANVGAPGCQIAKQHVQDGRKESLDGFVSTFSKPLPPDGNGGVFALDCEMCYTKQGLELTRVTVINSEMKVIYDTFVKPESKVVDYNTRFSGVTEEDLENTTITLRDVQAVLLNMFRAESVLIGHSLESDLLALKLIHGSVVDTAIVFPHRLGLPYKRALKNLMADYLKRIIQDNVEGHDSSEDASACMELMIWKIKEDAKVKR from the exons ATGTTAAGGTCCACCGGCTTCTTCCGAGGGATTGACTGTCCGTTTTACGCGGATTACGACGACGGCAAAGACGGTAGAAATGGGTGTAACAGACCGTACTGTCACTTCAGGCACAGCCGGCAGAGTCGGCCGTCCTACGGGGACGTTAAAAAGCTGCAGTCCGGACAAAAAG ATCAAGGTTACGATCCCTTCAACCCAGAAGTAGTTAGACCACAGGAGCAGCAGAATGGAAAGCTTGCTCCATCAGGAGACCTCAGCGGCGCTTTGGAGATGGTCAACAGAGCCATCGAGGAAGTCCGCAGCGAGGTGGAGTGGGAACAGCGTAAGCTCTCTCGCATTGGGGACGAACCTTACAGTCCCACTGAGAAGACCAGTTTGTCTTCATCTGACGCTGTTAAAAGCCAGGCGGTGGGCTCGCACTTGGCTTACGATCCTGGGAGCTATCAGATCACATCAGGAGGATACGATCCCACCCCCGGCTGCAGCAAGTACACCTTGGATTCAGACAGTCAGGGGTACAACAGCAGCTCAATGGAATATGTTCCcacttcactgaaaaaacctcGGCCTCGGACACAACTCCCCTCTTCTCCCCAGAACCAGAAGTATTTGAACAGAACATCCTCTGCAAAGTGCAAATACACTCTGGACAATTCAAGACCTTCTACAGATATGGAGTATGACCCTCTGTCCAACTACTCTGCTGgtagtgctgtgaaaaacaagagAGATGAGGATTCTCATCCAGCTAAGACTGACTATAAGAAGGCGCACAGGCTAACAGGGACAGGTTTTTCAGATGAGGAGCGTGTTGCAGCTGGAAAAAAGCTGCAGCAGGCGAGTATAGACTTAAAAAAGTACACCATCTCCGACTCTGATGGGGAGAGTTCTGGAACAGAGTATCGACCCACCTCGCTTAGCAACCTCCAGCAAAGAAAGGCCAACATTGTGTCAGCTGGGGATGCTTTGGGGAAAGATACAAAAGACAcgagtaaaaatataaaaggtgcACTTACTCAGAGGAACAAGGAGGAGCTTGCACAGGACTTAGACACCcaggaaaatacaaaacaaaaggaGAACGTGAAAAAAAAGAAGGTGGGTGATCAAAGTGGTCATGGTAAAATTGGCACAccagaaaaaatgcaaaatgctgataaagaagtaaaaaaatcaTCCGGTGTTAAAAGTAGCAGCGGCAGCACCAGTAGTACAAAAGACAAAGGATCAATCAGGAACTCTAAACAAGACTCTGCAAAGAAGGAGAACAAGAACCAGGGCAAGAAAGATGATGGTAAAAACACAGTAAAGGTGAAGACAGATAAAGTTCAGAGGGAAGGCAGGGATGAAAAGAGATGTGACAGTAAGAATAAGACGGAGGAAAAAGTTAAGAGAGACTTAAGTCAACAAGACAAAGATGCACGAGAAAGCAAAAAATTCAGACCATCGGAGcgagagaaggaaaaagagagaagcAAGCATAAAGACAGCCAACACAGAAACGGTAAACTTGACAGCGATAAAAACCAGAAGGACATCAAGAAAAGTAAAAGCTCCAGCAGCTGCAAGGGGAGCTCAGCTAAATTGAAGCAAAACGCCAGCTCATCAAAAAAGAAACTCGAAGACAAAAGTCTGAGTCTAAGCCACGCGGATCTGTTTGGAGATGAGAGCCCCGAGGAGGCCGAACTGATGGAGGTGGACTACGATGACGGGTCGGAGGAAGTCCTGGTGAGGAAATCAGCCGACGCATTAAAGAGGGGACGTCTGAGCAAAAGGAAAGCTTCGGAGCGCACTCCATCTTCCTCTGAGGATGACGCCGATCGCTACCTGGAACGCAGCGGGACAAGCTTGGAGGAGCCTGACAGCGGCAGAGTCGACTTTTCCATGTTTCAGGATGATCTGGATTTTGACTCAGATCCAATGGAAGAGTGTTTGCGGATCTTTAACGAATCCAACGATGTAAAAAAGGAGGACAAGGGAAGGCAAGCAAAGCAG GTTTCTAGGGATTCAGAGGAGGAGAAAAGCACAGATGGCACTTTAACCACCCTCTTTCCCGGCCAGAAAAAGAGAGTGTCCCATTTTGTTGCCAAAGGAGAT ACTGATGCACCTTCAAAGACAGTGATCCGCCCTTACAAGAGGCCCACACCTCAGGAAGTCTGCTTCCAGCGTATGCAGCTGATGCAGCAGCAAGCTGCTCAGCTGTCTGCTTCAGTCCAAGCTGCTTCACAGAGCTCACCCTCCACCTTTTCTGGAGAAAAGAAGAGAATAGCTCACCGGCCCAACCCACAGATCACCTCCTCTAAGACGA GTCCAGCACATAGAAAACCAGCTGCCAGTGAGACCCCTCAGGGAGTGAAGAGCCAAACCACAGCTGGCATTCTGTCCAAGACCTCATCGACGGTCGTGCAGAAGAGGACGGCACACACACCCACCATGAAG agCAAGTCTATGAAGCGTCCTGTCATCCCCACTGAGTTTGGGGCAAAAGTTCCCACCAACATCCGCCAGCGCTACCTCAACACCTTCATAGATGAATGTGTCAAGTTTTGCCCGACGGAGGAGGCTGCATTTCAGATG GCCCTTGATGAGGAGAAGCTGGTGTATGACCGCAGTAGCAGTAAAAACATCTACCTCAACGTTGCTGTCAACACGCTGAAGAAGCTTCGAGGCAAAAGCAGTTCGTGTTCGTCGCCTGTCAACA AGGTCTCTGGGTTTGGAGCAAAAAGGAGGGCACAGTCCCATGAGGAGGTTCTGGGAGGTCGTCTTGCAGCCACGACCAGCTTCACTGTCAACAGGTCGGGTAAACAGCTGGAGGAGAAGCTGTCTG GAGCCATCCTGTACAGGAAGCTGAAGGCGTACCTGATGACAGAGGAACTGCTGCAGGAGCACGGATACCCGAGGCCAAACCCTGAGGCTTCTGGCAAGGCCATCATTTATAACCTACCAGAGAAAAAGATCACCCCAGACC CATTCAACAAGATATGCTGTCGCTGCGGTGCAGAGTATAAGATCAATGTCAACGGCAACTGCGTACGGAAAGAGGAGTGTAGCTATCACTGGGGGCGTTTACGCAGGCACAGAG TCGCTGGAGGCTGGGAGACGACATACAGCTGCTGCTCGGCCAATGTAGGAGCTCCTGGATGCCAAATAGCGAAG CAACACGTTCAGGACGGCCGTAAAGAGTCACTGGACGGCTTTGTTTCGACATTCAGCAAGCCGCTGCCCCCGGACGGAAACGGAGGAGTGTTTGCTTTGGATTGTGAGATG TGTTATACGAAGCAGGGTCTGGAGCTGACCAGGGTGACGGTCATCAACTCAGAgatgaaagttatctacgacACCTTTGTCAAGCCTGAGAGCAAAGTAGTGGACTACAACACACG ATTCTCTGGCGTCACTGAGGAGGACTTGGAGAACACCACCATCACTCTGAGAGATGTTCAGGCTGTGCTGCTCAACATGTTCAGGGCTGAGTCCGTCCTCATTGGACACAGTCTGGAGAGCGACTTGCTCGCACTCAAG CTCATCCACGGTTCAGTTGTAGACACGGCCATCGTGTTCCCTCACCG
- the rexo1 gene encoding RNA exonuclease 1 homolog isoform X3: protein MVNRAIEEVRSEVEWEQRKLSRIGDEPYSPTEKTSLSSSDAVKSQAVGSHLAYDPGSYQITSGGYDPTPGCSKYTLDSDSQGYNSSSMEYVPTSLKKPRPRTQLPSSPQNQKYLNRTSSAKCKYTLDNSRPSTDMEYDPLSNYSAGSAVKNKRDEDSHPAKTDYKKAHRLTGTGFSDEERVAAGKKLQQASIDLKKYTISDSDGESSGTEYRPTSLSNLQQRKANIVSAGDALGKDTKDTSKNIKGALTQRNKEELAQDLDTQENTKQKENVKKKKVGDQSGHGKIGTPEKMQNADKEVKKSSGVKSSSGSTSSTKDKGSIRNSKQDSAKKENKNQGKKDDGKNTVKVKTDKVQREGRDEKRCDSKNKTEEKVKRDLSQQDKDARESKKFRPSEREKEKERSKHKDSQHRNGKLDSDKNQKDIKKSKSSSSCKGSSAKLKQNASSSKKKLEDKSLSLSHADLFGDESPEEAELMEVDYDDGSEEVLVRKSADALKRGRLSKRKASERTPSSSEDDADRYLERSGTSLEEPDSGRVDFSMFQDDLDFDSDPMEECLRIFNESNDVKKEDKGRQAKQVSRDSEEEKSTDGTLTTLFPGQKKRVSHFVAKGDTDAPSKTVIRPYKRPTPQEVCFQRMQLMQQQAAQLSASVQAASQSSPSTFSGEKKRIAHRPNPQITSSKTTGPAHRKPAASETPQGVKSQTTAGILSKTSSTVVQKRTAHTPTMKSKSMKRPVIPTEFGAKVPTNIRQRYLNTFIDECVKFCPTEEAAFQMALDEEKLVYDRSSSKNIYLNVAVNTLKKLRGKSSSCSSPVNKVSGFGAKRRAQSHEEVLGGRLAATTSFTVNRSGKQLEEKLSGAILYRKLKAYLMTEELLQEHGYPRPNPEASGKAIIYNLPEKKITPDPFNKICCRCGAEYKINVNGNCVRKEECSYHWGRLRRHRVAGGWETTYSCCSANVGAPGCQIAKQHVQDGRKESLDGFVSTFSKPLPPDGNGGVFALDCEMCYTKQGLELTRVTVINSEMKVIYDTFVKPESKVVDYNTRFSGVTEEDLENTTITLRDVQAVLLNMFRAESVLIGHSLESDLLALKLIHGSVVDTAIVFPHRLGLPYKRALKNLMADYLKRIIQDNVEGHDSSEDASACMELMIWKIKEDAKVKR, encoded by the exons ATGGTCAACAGAGCCATCGAGGAAGTCCGCAGCGAGGTGGAGTGGGAACAGCGTAAGCTCTCTCGCATTGGGGACGAACCTTACAGTCCCACTGAGAAGACCAGTTTGTCTTCATCTGACGCTGTTAAAAGCCAGGCGGTGGGCTCGCACTTGGCTTACGATCCTGGGAGCTATCAGATCACATCAGGAGGATACGATCCCACCCCCGGCTGCAGCAAGTACACCTTGGATTCAGACAGTCAGGGGTACAACAGCAGCTCAATGGAATATGTTCCcacttcactgaaaaaacctcGGCCTCGGACACAACTCCCCTCTTCTCCCCAGAACCAGAAGTATTTGAACAGAACATCCTCTGCAAAGTGCAAATACACTCTGGACAATTCAAGACCTTCTACAGATATGGAGTATGACCCTCTGTCCAACTACTCTGCTGgtagtgctgtgaaaaacaagagAGATGAGGATTCTCATCCAGCTAAGACTGACTATAAGAAGGCGCACAGGCTAACAGGGACAGGTTTTTCAGATGAGGAGCGTGTTGCAGCTGGAAAAAAGCTGCAGCAGGCGAGTATAGACTTAAAAAAGTACACCATCTCCGACTCTGATGGGGAGAGTTCTGGAACAGAGTATCGACCCACCTCGCTTAGCAACCTCCAGCAAAGAAAGGCCAACATTGTGTCAGCTGGGGATGCTTTGGGGAAAGATACAAAAGACAcgagtaaaaatataaaaggtgcACTTACTCAGAGGAACAAGGAGGAGCTTGCACAGGACTTAGACACCcaggaaaatacaaaacaaaaggaGAACGTGAAAAAAAAGAAGGTGGGTGATCAAAGTGGTCATGGTAAAATTGGCACAccagaaaaaatgcaaaatgctgataaagaagtaaaaaaatcaTCCGGTGTTAAAAGTAGCAGCGGCAGCACCAGTAGTACAAAAGACAAAGGATCAATCAGGAACTCTAAACAAGACTCTGCAAAGAAGGAGAACAAGAACCAGGGCAAGAAAGATGATGGTAAAAACACAGTAAAGGTGAAGACAGATAAAGTTCAGAGGGAAGGCAGGGATGAAAAGAGATGTGACAGTAAGAATAAGACGGAGGAAAAAGTTAAGAGAGACTTAAGTCAACAAGACAAAGATGCACGAGAAAGCAAAAAATTCAGACCATCGGAGcgagagaaggaaaaagagagaagcAAGCATAAAGACAGCCAACACAGAAACGGTAAACTTGACAGCGATAAAAACCAGAAGGACATCAAGAAAAGTAAAAGCTCCAGCAGCTGCAAGGGGAGCTCAGCTAAATTGAAGCAAAACGCCAGCTCATCAAAAAAGAAACTCGAAGACAAAAGTCTGAGTCTAAGCCACGCGGATCTGTTTGGAGATGAGAGCCCCGAGGAGGCCGAACTGATGGAGGTGGACTACGATGACGGGTCGGAGGAAGTCCTGGTGAGGAAATCAGCCGACGCATTAAAGAGGGGACGTCTGAGCAAAAGGAAAGCTTCGGAGCGCACTCCATCTTCCTCTGAGGATGACGCCGATCGCTACCTGGAACGCAGCGGGACAAGCTTGGAGGAGCCTGACAGCGGCAGAGTCGACTTTTCCATGTTTCAGGATGATCTGGATTTTGACTCAGATCCAATGGAAGAGTGTTTGCGGATCTTTAACGAATCCAACGATGTAAAAAAGGAGGACAAGGGAAGGCAAGCAAAGCAG GTTTCTAGGGATTCAGAGGAGGAGAAAAGCACAGATGGCACTTTAACCACCCTCTTTCCCGGCCAGAAAAAGAGAGTGTCCCATTTTGTTGCCAAAGGAGAT ACTGATGCACCTTCAAAGACAGTGATCCGCCCTTACAAGAGGCCCACACCTCAGGAAGTCTGCTTCCAGCGTATGCAGCTGATGCAGCAGCAAGCTGCTCAGCTGTCTGCTTCAGTCCAAGCTGCTTCACAGAGCTCACCCTCCACCTTTTCTGGAGAAAAGAAGAGAATAGCTCACCGGCCCAACCCACAGATCACCTCCTCTAAGACGA CAGGTCCAGCACATAGAAAACCAGCTGCCAGTGAGACCCCTCAGGGAGTGAAGAGCCAAACCACAGCTGGCATTCTGTCCAAGACCTCATCGACGGTCGTGCAGAAGAGGACGGCACACACACCCACCATGAAG agCAAGTCTATGAAGCGTCCTGTCATCCCCACTGAGTTTGGGGCAAAAGTTCCCACCAACATCCGCCAGCGCTACCTCAACACCTTCATAGATGAATGTGTCAAGTTTTGCCCGACGGAGGAGGCTGCATTTCAGATG GCCCTTGATGAGGAGAAGCTGGTGTATGACCGCAGTAGCAGTAAAAACATCTACCTCAACGTTGCTGTCAACACGCTGAAGAAGCTTCGAGGCAAAAGCAGTTCGTGTTCGTCGCCTGTCAACA AGGTCTCTGGGTTTGGAGCAAAAAGGAGGGCACAGTCCCATGAGGAGGTTCTGGGAGGTCGTCTTGCAGCCACGACCAGCTTCACTGTCAACAGGTCGGGTAAACAGCTGGAGGAGAAGCTGTCTG GAGCCATCCTGTACAGGAAGCTGAAGGCGTACCTGATGACAGAGGAACTGCTGCAGGAGCACGGATACCCGAGGCCAAACCCTGAGGCTTCTGGCAAGGCCATCATTTATAACCTACCAGAGAAAAAGATCACCCCAGACC CATTCAACAAGATATGCTGTCGCTGCGGTGCAGAGTATAAGATCAATGTCAACGGCAACTGCGTACGGAAAGAGGAGTGTAGCTATCACTGGGGGCGTTTACGCAGGCACAGAG TCGCTGGAGGCTGGGAGACGACATACAGCTGCTGCTCGGCCAATGTAGGAGCTCCTGGATGCCAAATAGCGAAG CAACACGTTCAGGACGGCCGTAAAGAGTCACTGGACGGCTTTGTTTCGACATTCAGCAAGCCGCTGCCCCCGGACGGAAACGGAGGAGTGTTTGCTTTGGATTGTGAGATG TGTTATACGAAGCAGGGTCTGGAGCTGACCAGGGTGACGGTCATCAACTCAGAgatgaaagttatctacgacACCTTTGTCAAGCCTGAGAGCAAAGTAGTGGACTACAACACACG ATTCTCTGGCGTCACTGAGGAGGACTTGGAGAACACCACCATCACTCTGAGAGATGTTCAGGCTGTGCTGCTCAACATGTTCAGGGCTGAGTCCGTCCTCATTGGACACAGTCTGGAGAGCGACTTGCTCGCACTCAAG CTCATCCACGGTTCAGTTGTAGACACGGCCATCGTGTTCCCTCACCG